Proteins from a genomic interval of Pectinophora gossypiella chromosome 4, ilPecGoss1.1, whole genome shotgun sequence:
- the LOC126366494 gene encoding cytochrome P450 4g15-like has product MPTIIEGLSGYESTRYIFYPLLAVTTGLWLFHRWQQQTKFFKMGNAIPGPLNLPIVGNALMVVGKTPSDLMHWVLEYSKQFGNVVRVWLGSKLIIFLTEPDDAEVILNSQIHIDKSTEYKFFEPWLGEGLLISTGEKWRSHRKIIAPTFHINILKSFIPVFNKNSKNVVDKLKNEMDKTFDIHDYMSEATVDILLETAMGITKQTQMESGFDYAVAVMKMCDIIHRRHYQFWKRFDFLFRLTPFFNKQIEYLNIIHGLTKKVIKSKKETYMQNKSKGIIPPTLDELTRNVEDDSNDLANGKTLADTVFKGYRDDLDFNDENDIGEKKRLAFLDLMIESAQNGTNKITDTEIKEEVDTIMFEGHDTTAAGSSFVLCLLGVHQDIQTKVYDELYEIFGDSDRPATFADTLQMKYLERVIFEALRMYPPVPIIARKLNRDVKIVTDNHILPAGSTVVVATYKIHRSPKYYKNPDVFDPDNFLPENTQNRHYYSYIPFSAGPRSCVGRKYALLKLKVLLSTILRNYKMVSDIPEEKFKLQGDIILKRADGFRVRIEPRKRIPSTAT; this is encoded by the exons ATGCCAACGATCATCGAAGGTCTCTCGGGCTACGAGAGTACGCGGTACATCTTCTACCCTCTTCTGGCTGTCACCACCGGTCTCTGGCTCTTCCACCGATGGCAGCAGCAGACCAAGTTCTTCAAGATGGGTAACGCGATCCCCGGCCCTCTCAACCTACCTATAGTGGGCAATGCTCTTATGGTCGTCGGAAAAACACCCTCTG ACCTGATGCACTGGGTGCTGGAGTATTCCAAGCAGTTTGGGAACGTAGTCAGGGTATGGTTGGGCTCTAAGCTGATTATATTCCTAACTGAACCCGACGATGCTGAAGTCATCCTCAACAGTCAGATTCATATTGACAAGTCCACGGAGTACAAGTTCTTCGAACCTTGGCTTGGTGAAGGATTGCTTATTAGTACAG GTGAGAAATGGCGCTCACATAGGAAAATCATTGCTCCAACATTCCACATAAACATCTTAAAGTCTTTCATCCCTGTTTTCAACAAAAACAGCAAAAACGTTGTCGACAAATTGAAGAATGAAATGGATAAAACTTTTGATATCCACGACTATATGAGTGAAGCTACTGTTGATATATTGTTAG AAACTGCCATGGGTATTACAAAGCAAACACAAATGGAATCAGGATTTGACTACGCTGTAGCTGTTATGAA GATGTGTGATATTATCCACCGAAGACATTACCAATTCTGGAAGCGATTCGACTTCTTATTTAGGCTTACGCCGTTTTTTAATAAGCAAATTGAGTATTTAAATATCATCCACGGTCTTACTAAaaag GTGATCAAAAGTAAGAAAGAAACATACATGCAGAACAAATCTAAAGGCATCATCCCACCCACATTAGACGAACTTACTCGTAATGTAGAAGATGATAGCAATGACCTTGCGAACGGTAAAACTCTCGCTGATACTGTATTTAAAGGATATCGTGATGATCTGGATTTCAATGACGAAAATGATATTG GTGAGAAAAAGCGTCTAGCATTTTTGGACCTCATGATTGAGTCTGCCCAAAATGGTACTAACAAAATCACGGATACTGAGATCAAAGAAGAAGTGGACACAATCATGTTTGAG GGCCACGACACAACAGCAGCTGGTTCCAGCTTTGTCCTATGCCTTTTGGGCGTCCACCAGGATATCCAAACCAAGGTATACGATGAGCTGTACGAGATTTTCGGCGATTCCGACCGACCAGCCACCTTCGCTGACACTCTGCAAATGAAGTACCTCGAGCGAGTTATATTTGAAGCCTTAAGGATGTACCCACCAGTGCCAATTATTGCCAGGAAACTTAACCGCGACGTCAAAATTG TGACAGACAACCACATATTGCCGGCTGGTTCTACCGTGGTTGTGGCTACGTACAAGATCCACCGTAGCCCGAAGTATTACAAGAACCCAGATGTCTTTGATCCGGACAACTTCTTACCTGAGAACACACAGAACCGACACTACTACAGCTACATTCCCTTCAGCGCTGGGCCCAGGAGTTGCGTCG GCCGCAAATATGCTTTATTGAAGCTTAAAGTTCTACTGTCTACGATACTACGCAATTATAAAATGGTGTCAGACATTCCTGAGGAGAAGTTCAAATTGCAAGGTGACATAATTCTGAAGCGGGCTGATGGATTTAGAGtcagaatcgaacccaggaagAGAATACCTTCAACTGCTACTTAG
- the LOC126366175 gene encoding cytochrome P450 4g15-like, whose protein sequence is MATTVADIHTNDHMMTRLLFYPLVLLASGLWLLYRWQQKSRLYKLGNKIPGPMALPIFGNALLAIGKKPDQLVDIGLEYAEKYGNVIRGWLGSKLVIFLTDADDVEVILSSHVHIDKSSEYRFFKPWLGEGLLISSGEKWRSHRKMIAPTFHINILKSFIGVFNQNSKNVVEKMRSELGKTFDVHDYMSGVTVDILLETAMGITRQTQDDSGFDYAMAVMKMCDIIHQRHYKIWMRFDSIFKFTAFFKKQIKLLGIIHGLTNKVIKNKKETYLRNKAKGIIPPTIDELTRTPEESDSGLANDTSTLADTVFKGYRDDLDFNDENDVGEKKRLAFLDLMIESAQNGTNKISDHEIKEEVDTIMFEGHDTTAAGSSFVLCLLGVHQDIQAKVYDELYEIFGDSDRPATFADTLQMKYLERVIFESLRMFPPVPVIARKLKRDVKIATKGYVLPAGSTVVIGTFKIHRNPKYYKNPDVFDPDNFLPENTQNRHYYSFIPFSAGPRSCVGRKYALLKLKVLLSTILRNYKSVSDIPQEQFKLQADIILKRSDGFQVRFEPRKRVPSSTL, encoded by the exons ATGGCGACCACGGTGGCAGACATCCACACCAACGATCACATGATGACCAGGCTCCTCTTTTACCCCCTGGTCCTATTGGCTTCGGGCCTCTGGTTGCTGTACCGATGGCAGCAGAAGTCCAGGCTGTATAAACTAGGGAATAAGATACCAGGACCCATGGCGTTACCCATATTCGGCAACGCTCTGCTCGCTATTGGGAAAAAGCCTGATC AACTAGTGGACATCGGCCTGGAGTACGCGGAGAAGTATGGCAACGTCATCAGAGGTTGGCTCGGGTCGAAGCTGGTCATCTTCCTGACGGACGCTGACGATGTCGAGGTTATCCTCAGCAGTCACGTCCATATCGATAAGTCATCGGAGTACCGGTTCTTTAAGCCCTGGCTGGGTGAAGGATTGCTTATCAGCTCAG gtGAAAAATGGAGATCCCATCGAAAAATGATTGCTCCTACGTTCCACATCAATATATTGAAGTCGTTCATCGGTGTGTTCAACCAGAACAGCAAGAATGTGGTCGAGAAGATGCGATCAGAGTTGGGGAAGACCTTTGACGTCCACGACTACATGAGTGGTGTCACTGTCGATATTCTTTTAG AGACCGCAATGGGAATAACGAGACAAACTCAAGACGACTCTGGGTTTGACTATGCTATGGCTGTTATGAA AATGTGTGATATTATTCACCAAAGACATTACAAGATATGGATGCGTTTTGACTCCATTTTCAAATTCACTGCTTTCTTCAAGAAGCAGATTAAACTTTTGGGTATTATTCACGGATTGACCAATAAG GTAATAAAGAACAAGAAGGAGACATACCTACGGAACAAAGCTAAAGGCATCATTCCACCGACTATCGATGAGCTTACTCGTACCCCAGAGGAGTCAGATAGTGGACTGGCAAATGATACCTCCACACTAGCAGACACGGTCTTCAAAGGTTACAGGGACGATCTAGATTTCAATGATGAAAATGACGTTG GTGAGAAGAAACGACTTGCGTTCTTAGACTTAATGATAGAATCAGCTCAGAATGGAACAAACAAAATCAGTGACCACGAAATAAAGGAAGAAGTTGACACTATTATGTTTGAG GGTCACGACACTACAGCGGCTGGGTCCAGCTTCGTCTTATGCCTTCTGGGCGTCCACCAGGACATCCAAGCCAAGGTATACGATGAGCTGTACGAGATCTTCGGCGATTCTGATCGACCAGCCACCTTTGCTGATACTCTGCAAATGAAGTACCTTGAGAGAGTCATATTTGAGTCTCTAAGAATGTTTCCACCAGTACCCGTTATTGCCAGAAAACTGAAACGCGATGTCAAAATAG CTACCAAAGGCTACGTTCTACCAGCCGGTTCGACAGTCGTGATCGGCACATTCAAGATCCACCGCAACCCGAAGTACTACAAAAACCCCGATGTCTTCGACCCGGACAACTTCTTACCTGAGAACACGCAGAACCGACACTACTACAGCTTTATCCCCTTCAGTGCTGGGCCCAGAAGCTGTGTTG GCCGCAAATACGCCTTACTGAAGTTAAAGGTGCTCCTGTCGACAATCCTGCGCAACTACAAGAGCGTGTCAGATATTCCTCAAGAACAATTCAAGTTACAAGCAGACATCATCCTGAAACGATCTGATGGCTTCCAAGTCCGATTTGAACCAAGAAAAAGAGTCCCATCCTCAACTTTATAA